TTTTACGCTGGAAGTATGTATCCAGAATCCAAAATTCTTAAAATGGCTATCACAGCAGCTTCAGACACTAATCAAACCAAAGCACCTATTCCACCTTGCGGTTCTTGCCGTCAGTCAATTGCAGAATACGAAATAAAGCAAGACACCCCTATAGAAATTTATTTTATGGGTGAAATTGGTGAAGTTTACAAATCAGCATCCCTAAAAAATTTGCTCCCATTTATGTTTGATAAAAAGTTCTTGTAAAAAAAAGCCAAAAAGTAGCGTTTAAATTTTAGTTCTTAAATGTAATGTCTTATTTTTGCATCCCGACCTTTCGGGCGCAAATTTGTGGGAGGAAACTAGTTTGCGTTACAGGCAACAATTGATAACACAAACAACTTTAGCAAAAGAAAGAATTCAGATGAAAGAAGTTACAAAAGAGGTATATTTAAAGTGGTATGAAGACATGCTGCTTT
This is a stretch of genomic DNA from Flavobacterium endoglycinae. It encodes these proteins:
- the cdd gene encoding cytidine deaminase, with amino-acid sequence MKEISITSSFTIYDNIDELPQDIQDLMSEAVEIRKKAYAPYSQFKVGAALLLDNGKVILGSNQENAAYPSGLCAERTAIFYAGSMYPESKILKMAITAASDTNQTKAPIPPCGSCRQSIAEYEIKQDTPIEIYFMGEIGEVYKSASLKNLLPFMFDKKFL